The segment CTTTGGCGCAGGCGTAGACATCTCGGCTCCCGGTGGATCAACGGCTGAATCTGAGGCGGGCGGCATTCTTCAGGAAACGATCGATCCACAAACGGGTGCACCCATCTTTGCCACCTTCCAGGGAACCAGCATGGCGGCTCCCCACGTTGCCGGAGTGGCCGCCTTGATTCGCTCGGCAGGTATCGAAAATCCCGATGAGATCGCGGCAGTGTTGAAAAAGTCGGCACGGGTGGTCAAAGAGGATCCCTTTAACTATTACGGTGCGGGGCAATTGGATGCCGGTGCAGCGGTGAAACTAGCCCTGCGCGGACAGATCACCTTCAAAGACTTTTTCCAATGGCTCCAGGCCAACGGCTACTTGAACCTACGCTTCTGGTTTGATGGCGGTGTGGTGGCGCTGTTGCCGAAAATTGGGATGGTGTTAGGCTCCTACCTGTTGGCCTGGTTTTTGCGAAACTATCTGCCGGCGTTTCTCAGTTTCTCGTTGTCCAGTGGGCTGATCTTTGGCAGTGCGGGTCTCTTTTTCCTGCGGGGACTCTACATCTACGACATGCCCCAGTATCCCTTCCGGTTCCTGGGTAGCGCAATTCCCGAATGGGGCAGTGCGCTTCAGGGCAGCAGTGCGCTGAATCCCCTCTTTGCGAGTGTGCTGATTCCCCTGGGTTTAGTTGCGCTCTTGCTAGGACACCGAAGCTGGAAATGGTTTGCGGTGGGTGCAAGTTTGGGGATGGCCTCTTTCTTGGCGATCAGTGCGGTGATTGATCCGGCATTGATGGGGCTAGGCAGTGGAGCGATCGCCCGTCTCTTCCTCGC is part of the Synechococcales cyanobacterium T60_A2020_003 genome and harbors:
- a CDS encoding peptidase S8, producing EGNRNDLRSLQRSPLRKYTEAIEPNYIYRALEIPNDPDYGKQWNLRSINVETAWDDSKGDGVTVAVIDTGVSAVPDLAETTFVEGYDFVSDRTEASDDKGHGTIAQSTNNNYGVAGVAYKAQIMPLKVLSASGAGEVADIAEAIRFAADHGANVINMSLGGMGDSIVMKSAVDYAHSKGVVIVAAAGNADSNSASFPARYPNVIAVSALDSTGAKAPYSNFGAGVDISAPGGSTAESEAGGILQETIDPQTGAPIFATFQGTSMAAPHVAGVAALIRSAGIENPDEIAAVLKKSARVVKEDPFNYYGAGQLDAGAAVKLALRGQITFKDFFQWLQANGYLNLRFWFDGGVVALLPKIGMVLGSYLLAWFLRNYLPAFLSFSLSSGLIFGSAGLFFLRGLYIYDMPQYPFRFLGSAIPEWGSALQGSSALNPLFASVLIPLGLVALLLGHRSWKWFAVGASLGMASFLAISAVIDPALMGLGSGAIARLFLATNALLCFGLARMAAPAAAKSEGTTV